Within the Pseudomonas orientalis genome, the region CCTGGCCAGCGCTGCGCCGATTCTCTGCGCGGGCATCACCACCTATTCGCCGCTCAAGCACTATGGTGTGAAGGCCGGCGACAAGGTCGGGATTCTCGGCATGGGCGGCCTGGGCCATATGGGTATCAAGTTCGCCAAGGCCATGGGCGCCGAAGTGACGCTGTTCACGCGCTCGGCAAGCAAGGCCGAAGAAGGCCGTCGCCAGGGTGCCGACCATGTGATCGTGTCCACCGATGCCGAACAGATGAAAGCCGCCGCCGGGCATTTCGACTTCCTGCTCGACACCATCCCGGTGCAGCATGACCTGAACCCCTACCTCGACGTGCTGCGCTTTGACGGCGTGCATATCCTGGTCGGCCTGATCGAGCCGGTGGACCCGCCCGTCAATGCCGCCAAACTGGTATTGGGCCGTAAAGTGCTGGCCGGCTCGTTGATCGGCGGCATTGCCGAAACCCAGGAAGTCCTGGATTTCTGCGCCGAGCATGGAATTACCTGCGACATCGAGATGCTCGACATCCGCCAGATCAACGAGGCCTACGCCCGCATGATCGCCGGCGATGTGAAGTATCGCTTCGTCATCGACATGGCGACCCTGAAGGCCTGATCAGGCCTTCGCGCCCAGTTGCGCCGAGAGCCGGGCCGCGACCTGTTTGATCACAGGGATCAGCTCGGCCATTTTCTCCAGCGGCATGTAGGGCACGGTACTGGCGATGCTGATGCCGGCGACGATTCGCCGGCTGGCATCGCGCACCGGTGCCGCGACGCAACGGATCGACGGTTCGTTGTCTTCCAGATCGAACGCATAGCCGCCCACCACGTATTCATGCATGCGCTGCTCGAACTGCGCCCAGGACTGCTCGGGGTGCTGCGGCCATTGCAGGTTCCTGCCCCCCGCCGGCAGGCTGACGTCGTACAGGCGCTGCCATTCCTCCACGCTGTCATCAAGCATCAACGCCTTGCCGATGCCGGTGCGCGCCAGTGGCATGCGATGGCCCACCCGCGAGCGCATTTCCGGACCGTTGCGGCCGGGGTTCTTGTGCAGGTAGAGCACTTCGTCGTATTCGCGAATCGCCAGGTGGATAGTGTCGCCGGTGAGGGCCGACAACTCGTCCAGGTAGGGCACGGCCAGGTTTACCAGCGGCAGTTCTTCGCGCGCCTGGAACCCCAGTTCGATCAGCTTGGGGCCCAGCAGGTAACCGACTTGCGGAACCACCCGCAGGTAACGCTCCTCCACCAGGCAACTGGCCAGGCGGTGAGTGGTGCTGCGGGTGGTACCGATACGGCGGGCGATCTCTTTCAGATCCCGCGCACCGGCCGCCACCGCCTGCACCACGCCCAGGCCACGCAGCAGGGTCTGGGTGCCGGTGGGGGCGGTGTCTTTGACGGGGGAGTGAGCGTTTTCCTGCATATCGGGCCTATTGGGAAGTACGAAAACGGCGCCATTATGGCAAAAGCTGCCCGTCTGAACACAGGGCATCCAATGTGGGAGGGGGCTTGCCCCCGATAGCGGTGGGTCAGCTTGCACATCTGCCCCCTGATAGACCGCCATCGGGGGCAAGCCCCCTCCCACATGTTGATCCTCATATGGCTTGGGATCAGCGTTGCTTCATGCGGTCGATGATGACGGCCAGCAACAGGATCGAACCGCGAATCACGTACTGGTAAAACGTGTCGATGTTCTTCAGGTTCATCGCGTTCTCGATGATCGCCAGGATCAACACCCCGGCAATCACATGGCGAATCATGCCGATACCACCGCTCAACGACACCCCGCCCAGCACGCACGCCGATATCACGGTCAGCTCGAAACCCTGGCCGATCATCGGCTGGCCGGAGGTCATGCGCGAAGCCAGGATCACGCCGGCCAGTGCGCCGATCAGGCCGTGTACGGCAAAGATGATGATCTTGGTGCGATCAACGTTGACCCCCGCCAGCAGCGCCGCTTCCTGGTTACCGCCGATGGCCATGGTGTTGCGCCCATAGGTGGTGTAGTTGAGCAGCCAGCCAAAGAACACAAAGCACAACACGGTAATGATGATCGGCACCGGCACGCCCATCAGTTGGCCGTTGCCGAACACGAAGAAGCCTTCATCCATCACCCCCACCGCCTTGCCGTTGGAGAAGATGTAGGCCAGGCCGCGCACGATCTGCATGGTCGCCAGGGTCGCGATCAGCGCGTTGATGCGCAGCTTGGCGATGACGATGCCGTTGATCAGCCCCACCACCAGGCCCATGGCCAGGGCCGCCGACACGCCGAGCATCACGCTGTCGGTGTCGCGGATCACGATGCCCGCCACCACGCCGGCGCAGGCGATCACCGAGCCCACCGACAAATCGAAGTGCCCCGACGCCAGGCAGAACAGCATGGTGCATGCGGCGATGCCCACCGTGGAAATCGCCAGGCCCAGCCCGCGCATGTTCAGCGGCGAAAGGAAGTTGTCGATGAACAGCGCACTGAGCACGAAGATGCCCAAGGCGGCCAACAGCATCACCCAGTCGTCGAGAAACTTGCGTTGATTGAACCCTGGCCAGAAGCCTTTTGCCGTTTTTACCTGAGACATACCTGCGTCCTCTTGTTCTTCAAGCCCGCGTACGCGGAAGTGCCAGTTGCAGCAGTCGTGCTTCATCTGCCTGGTCGCGAGGTAACTCGCCCGTGAGGGTGCCTTCGCTCATCACCAGGATGCGGTCGGAAATACCCATGACCTCC harbors:
- a CDS encoding IclR family transcriptional regulator, with translation MQENAHSPVKDTAPTGTQTLLRGLGVVQAVAAGARDLKEIARRIGTTRSTTHRLASCLVEERYLRVVPQVGYLLGPKLIELGFQAREELPLVNLAVPYLDELSALTGDTIHLAIREYDEVLYLHKNPGRNGPEMRSRVGHRMPLARTGIGKALMLDDSVEEWQRLYDVSLPAGGRNLQWPQHPEQSWAQFEQRMHEYVVGGYAFDLEDNEPSIRCVAAPVRDASRRIVAGISIASTVPYMPLEKMAELIPVIKQVAARLSAQLGAKA
- a CDS encoding NAD(P)-dependent alcohol dehydrogenase encodes the protein MYTAIGYAAQSATTPLAPMSFERRSPRADDVAIEILYCGVCHSDIHQARNEWGIAVYPLMPGHEIVGKVTAVGASVTSHKVGDLVGVGCMVDSCRHCDACKSDLEQYCLEGPTMTYATPDRVDGSNTMGGYSDSIVVSEHFVVKIPAKLDLASAAPILCAGITTYSPLKHYGVKAGDKVGILGMGGLGHMGIKFAKAMGAEVTLFTRSASKAEEGRRQGADHVIVSTDAEQMKAAAGHFDFLLDTIPVQHDLNPYLDVLRFDGVHILVGLIEPVDPPVNAAKLVLGRKVLAGSLIGGIAETQEVLDFCAEHGITCDIEMLDIRQINEAYARMIAGDVKYRFVIDMATLKA
- the araH gene encoding L-arabinose ABC transporter permease AraH — encoded protein: MSQVKTAKGFWPGFNQRKFLDDWVMLLAALGIFVLSALFIDNFLSPLNMRGLGLAISTVGIAACTMLFCLASGHFDLSVGSVIACAGVVAGIVIRDTDSVMLGVSAALAMGLVVGLINGIVIAKLRINALIATLATMQIVRGLAYIFSNGKAVGVMDEGFFVFGNGQLMGVPVPIIITVLCFVFFGWLLNYTTYGRNTMAIGGNQEAALLAGVNVDRTKIIIFAVHGLIGALAGVILASRMTSGQPMIGQGFELTVISACVLGGVSLSGGIGMIRHVIAGVLILAIIENAMNLKNIDTFYQYVIRGSILLLAVIIDRMKQR